The Zestosphaera sp. genome has a window encoding:
- the prf1 gene encoding peptide chain release factor aRF-1, with protein MSRFSEYRVSKEELKRIIKNLKTWSAHATTLLSLYIPPGRPISEVVNTLRQELSITENIKLKATKTKVQTALESAIDRLLRIPKTPPNGLVIFSGVNDKTGESITLVIEPPEEVSVFFYRTDKFFHTEFLEDMVEESDVYGLIIIERDEATIGLLKNDRIILLDELEGYIPGKHSKGGWSQRRFDRVIEELTEEFFKKVAEKMNNYFLPYLEQGKLKGIIIGGPGYMKHDFIKSDTIDYRLKQLVLPELLDVSTQSLPGLKELVVRAKDMLKQHSYIRIFDAIEEFKTHLAKDDELVTYGEKEVLEALNIGAVKYLIVAEDHEKIDTILKLAEEKNIEVYVVNNEIPEYEWLKKTFNGLVAVLRYQLS; from the coding sequence GTGTCTAGATTTAGTGAGTATAGAGTAAGCAAGGAAGAACTAAAGAGAATAATCAAGAATCTGAAGACTTGGAGCGCGCACGCGACCACTTTACTCAGCCTCTACATACCTCCCGGGAGACCCATCTCGGAAGTAGTTAATACTCTGCGTCAGGAGCTCTCAATAACTGAAAACATAAAACTCAAAGCTACTAAGACTAAAGTCCAGACTGCTCTAGAGTCAGCTATAGACAGACTACTACGGATACCTAAAACCCCGCCTAACGGGCTAGTAATATTTTCTGGGGTTAATGACAAGACTGGCGAGTCGATAACGCTAGTCATAGAACCTCCTGAGGAGGTAAGCGTGTTCTTTTATCGTACAGACAAGTTCTTCCATACAGAGTTTCTTGAGGATATGGTTGAAGAGTCTGACGTTTACGGACTAATCATAATAGAGAGAGATGAGGCAACGATCGGGTTACTAAAGAATGACAGGATAATACTCTTAGACGAGTTAGAAGGCTACATACCGGGCAAGCACTCTAAGGGTGGTTGGTCGCAGAGGAGATTTGACAGAGTAATAGAAGAATTAACTGAAGAATTCTTTAAGAAAGTAGCTGAGAAAATGAATAATTACTTCCTGCCCTACTTAGAGCAAGGCAAACTCAAGGGGATAATAATAGGCGGTCCCGGATACATGAAGCACGACTTCATTAAGTCTGACACCATAGATTACAGACTAAAGCAGTTAGTACTGCCTGAATTACTAGATGTCAGCACTCAGAGTCTTCCAGGACTAAAAGAATTAGTAGTTAGAGCTAAAGACATGCTAAAACAGCATTCATATATAAGAATCTTTGACGCTATAGAAGAATTCAAGACACACCTAGCAAAAGATGACGAGCTAGTCACTTACGGAGAAAAAGAAGTTCTTGAAGCCTTAAACATCGGGGCAGTAAAGTACCTGATAGTCGCTGAAGATCATGAAAAGATAGACACCATATTGAAGTTAGCTGAAGAAAAGAATATTGAGGTGTACGTAGTAAATAATGAGATACCAGAATATGAGTGGCTTAAGAAAACATTCAACGGTCTTGTAGCAGTTCTCAGATATCAGTTAAGCTAA
- a CDS encoding ArsR family transcriptional regulator, with product MAGANDKNDVNRRLGLKVVYEDSDIVVFRAPNEDQLLEILRNLLRERPMTVKELHGYLSGLASEDKIRRALIKLVNEGKAYVMNDGRFVIAGLE from the coding sequence ATGGCGGGAGCAAATGATAAGAATGATGTTAACAGAAGACTTGGTCTTAAAGTTGTTTATGAAGACTCAGATATCGTAGTCTTCAGAGCTCCTAACGAGGATCAATTACTTGAGATTTTAAGAAACTTGCTGAGGGAACGCCCCATGACTGTGAAGGAGTTACACGGGTATCTTTCAGGGCTAGCTAGTGAAGATAAGATAAGGAGAGCCCTCATAAAGCTCGTGAATGAAGGTAAAGCTTACGTGATGAATGACGGGAGATTCGTTATAGCAGGCTTAGAGTGA
- a CDS encoding tRNA(Met) cytidine acetyltransferase TmcA, with amino-acid sequence MKYKELQEKLKEVASTREYRLFLKNFLSDIEKAYVSNERRLVVLCGSDSVKVAGLTIDLIRRYVRKLRKLRRSAKLSIIHVFHDEFPDARLRATLIRDLMLSKKLVDAREVTVEQTVYETSKKYLGTTQDVLILDLTNDLKPNDVGRLIGVVRGGGIIVVWGPQLESWDAAKTVFKSNLVTPRHPEPRNIFIRYFVRKLMKHEGIYVIDADTGKLIKSGHITGSAKKEVRSIKIPENSIFPRSLYELALTQDQVNVIKLIEDNVVPKPGSKHVAVVITSDRGRGKSSAIGIALVGLIKELLKFKNRVRVAVTASDPSAVQSLMMLAEKGLNTLELNYKKVVREGDLIELKGDRFSIEYWEPYTVTKLKVDVVVVDEAAGLPVPLLHTIWRNFNRTIYATTIHGYEGAGRGFSVRFLKRLREDPKTLMVTYEMREPIRYSINDPIERFQFDTLLLDAEPDNLTDEDIEEIKKGNLEYVAYEPEYLFSEAGEKELRSLFGIYVLAHYRNEPDDLGRLADAPHHSMRAVRIRSSGKIVGAAQLAEEGGLSDDLIDELLVGGKIPGNIIPDRLLKYFRLRELGRGVGWRIVRIAVHIDVQGMGIGSFLLNEVINEAIKRGYSWVGAGFGLSKELLSFWLKNGFKLLHLSPDRNPVSGEYTALVVKPLNSEWVSLIDSCVKDFMVRLIGSLHSVYRDLESDVIYLVFKSGVNFPELSERFRLTEAQKERLKLYLEGLMTYESVADAVNFSVLKSVFEGKISVLTPLEGQTCIARCLKGLNWEELSQELNYPPSKAASILRKAVEKLSDLLLALKGEGFGEGV; translated from the coding sequence ATGAAGTATAAGGAACTACAAGAGAAGCTAAAAGAAGTAGCTAGTACTAGAGAGTATCGTCTATTCTTAAAGAATTTCTTAAGCGATATCGAGAAAGCTTACGTCAGTAATGAGAGAAGATTAGTTGTTTTGTGTGGTTCAGATTCTGTTAAGGTAGCAGGCTTAACAATAGATTTAATAAGACGCTACGTAAGGAAGTTAAGAAAACTTAGGAGGTCTGCTAAGTTAAGCATTATCCACGTATTCCACGACGAATTTCCTGACGCACGTTTAAGAGCAACACTAATAAGAGACTTGATGCTGAGCAAGAAGTTAGTAGACGCTCGTGAAGTCACGGTAGAACAGACAGTATATGAAACTAGTAAGAAGTATTTAGGAACTACTCAAGATGTCCTCATACTAGACCTCACAAACGACTTAAAACCTAATGACGTGGGGAGACTCATCGGTGTGGTTAGGGGAGGGGGCATCATAGTAGTGTGGGGGCCCCAACTAGAGTCTTGGGATGCTGCTAAAACAGTCTTCAAAAGTAATCTTGTAACGCCTAGACATCCCGAACCAAGGAATATATTCATAAGATACTTCGTGAGGAAACTCATGAAGCATGAAGGCATATACGTGATAGACGCGGATACAGGCAAGCTAATTAAGTCTGGTCATATTACGGGAAGCGCCAAGAAGGAAGTAAGGAGTATTAAGATCCCTGAAAACTCCATATTCCCGAGAAGTCTTTATGAGCTGGCTCTAACGCAAGACCAAGTAAACGTTATTAAGTTAATCGAAGATAATGTTGTTCCTAAGCCGGGTTCTAAGCATGTGGCAGTAGTAATAACTTCTGATAGAGGGAGAGGCAAGTCTTCAGCTATAGGGATAGCCTTAGTCGGGTTAATCAAGGAATTACTGAAGTTCAAGAACAGAGTGAGAGTAGCCGTGACGGCCAGCGACCCGTCCGCAGTCCAGTCATTAATGATGCTGGCTGAGAAGGGACTAAACACTCTAGAACTTAACTATAAGAAAGTAGTTAGGGAGGGAGACTTAATAGAGCTGAAAGGCGATAGGTTCAGCATAGAGTACTGGGAACCCTACACGGTAACTAAGCTTAAGGTAGACGTAGTCGTAGTTGATGAAGCCGCGGGTCTGCCAGTCCCTCTGCTACACACTATATGGAGAAACTTTAATAGAACTATCTACGCTACCACTATACACGGATACGAGGGTGCTGGAAGAGGGTTCTCCGTAAGATTCCTTAAGAGATTAAGAGAAGACCCTAAGACTTTAATGGTAACCTACGAAATGAGAGAGCCAATTAGGTACTCGATTAATGACCCCATAGAGAGATTCCAGTTCGACACACTATTACTAGACGCAGAACCTGATAACCTAACAGACGAAGACATTGAGGAAATCAAGAAAGGTAACTTAGAGTACGTAGCTTATGAACCAGAATATCTCTTCTCAGAAGCTGGAGAAAAAGAACTCCGCAGTCTCTTCGGGATATACGTCCTAGCTCACTACAGGAACGAGCCCGACGACTTAGGCAGGCTAGCAGACGCCCCCCACCACAGCATGAGAGCCGTGAGGATAAGGTCTTCAGGCAAGATAGTTGGTGCAGCTCAGTTAGCTGAAGAGGGCGGTCTCAGCGATGACTTAATAGACGAGTTATTGGTTGGGGGGAAGATACCCGGCAACATAATACCAGACAGGCTCTTAAAGTACTTTAGACTTAGAGAACTAGGTAGAGGCGTTGGCTGGAGGATAGTGAGGATAGCTGTACACATAGACGTGCAGGGAATGGGTATTGGTTCTTTTCTTTTGAACGAAGTAATAAATGAGGCTATAAAGAGAGGATATTCTTGGGTTGGAGCCGGTTTCGGTTTAAGTAAAGAGCTACTCAGTTTCTGGCTCAAGAACGGCTTCAAGCTACTTCACCTATCGCCAGACAGAAATCCTGTTAGCGGCGAGTATACTGCTTTAGTAGTCAAGCCGTTAAATAGTGAGTGGGTTTCTCTGATAGATTCTTGCGTTAAAGACTTCATGGTCAGGCTGATAGGCAGTCTACACTCAGTTTATAGAGACTTAGAAAGTGACGTAATCTACTTAGTATTCAAATCAGGCGTTAACTTCCCAGAACTCTCAGAAAGATTCAGACTTACTGAAGCACAGAAAGAGCGCTTAAAACTTTACTTGGAGGGCTTAATGACTTACGAGTCTGTAGCAGACGCCGTCAACTTCAGTGTTTTGAAGTCCGTGTTTGAGGGCAAAATAAGTGTTTTAACTCCTCTAGAAGGCCAAACATGTATAGCCAGGTGTTTAAAAGGGTTAAACTGGGAAGAATTATCGCAAGAACTAAATTACCCCCCTTCAAAAGCAGCCTCGATTTTAAGAAAAGCTGTAGAGAAGTTATCTGACCTCCTCCTCGCCCTTAAGGGCGAGGGTTTCGGGGAGGGGGTTTAG
- the infB gene encoding translation initiation factor IF-2 — translation MSEETKKLRSPIVTVLGHVDHGKCLHPNEKVMLANGEVVEISSLIKGSSPNQKVGDYEVFMKRVPVLSLSLGGYVSSAFTESVWRIKYRGPLFKIVLSDGRFVRVTPEHPFLTCHGWVRADKIEKHDMIATPDLTITESDLLGFGNYVGKRVILKSRDLLFKEVKSVEIEDYEGFLYDLSVPETQSFIANGIVVHNTTLLDKIRGTAVVSKEPGEMTQHVGASLVPASVIEKIISPLKNIFTIKLTIPGLLFIDTPGHEAFSNLRRRGGSVADFAVLVIDIMEGVKKQTLESIEILLSRKVPFVIAANKIDRIPGWKSLQDTPFTLSVKSQSKQALEELDKRIYALVGQLSQVNIPSERYDRIKDFRKAIAIVPISAKSGEGLAELLAVLAGIIQRFLTHRIMFTSGPAKGVVLEVKEIPGLGHCADVIIYDGILRRGDTVVLGGYEGPVTTRVRALLMPRPLEEMRVAGEASFISVDEVVAAAGVRLNAPEIEKVVAGAPLQAVENEEEVEEVSKKIAEELMQVRFSKNIVGVVVKADTLGTLEAVVSMLENRGIPVRLADVGPLTRREVIEASIVAKENKYLGVILLFNVKAPPDIEELALREGVKIFRESIIYKLIESYEEWVTEEKSKEALEKALKTVFPAKLQVLPGCVFRRSNPAIVGVRVLGGVIRPGYRLMRYDGRLLGKINQIQLKGKPLQEARSGSEVAISIEGDVLVGRHFDENDILYTDPTEKDLETFINDFKNELNSETIHLIKEIIEIKQKEDKRFGLSILVKLRSQTQEIR, via the coding sequence ATGAGTGAAGAAACTAAGAAGCTAAGGTCACCTATAGTAACTGTTTTAGGACACGTAGATCATGGCAAGTGCTTACACCCGAATGAGAAGGTGATGCTCGCGAATGGAGAGGTTGTTGAGATTTCTTCCTTAATTAAGGGCTCATCACCCAACCAGAAAGTAGGAGATTACGAGGTGTTCATGAAGAGAGTCCCAGTGCTGTCATTAAGTTTAGGTGGGTACGTGAGTAGTGCCTTCACAGAGAGTGTCTGGAGAATCAAGTATAGGGGGCCTCTTTTCAAGATTGTCTTAAGCGATGGGAGGTTTGTTAGAGTAACGCCTGAGCACCCTTTCTTAACATGTCATGGGTGGGTTAGAGCAGATAAGATAGAGAAGCATGACATGATAGCTACTCCAGACTTGACAATCACAGAAAGTGATTTACTAGGCTTCGGGAATTACGTTGGTAAGCGAGTGATTCTTAAGTCGCGTGACCTCCTCTTTAAGGAGGTAAAGAGTGTTGAGATAGAGGATTATGAGGGCTTCTTATACGATCTCTCAGTTCCTGAGACGCAGTCTTTTATCGCTAATGGGATTGTAGTACATAATACGACGTTACTAGACAAGATTAGAGGTACTGCCGTCGTTAGTAAGGAACCTGGCGAGATGACTCAGCATGTGGGCGCTAGCTTGGTGCCTGCTTCAGTGATAGAGAAAATCATATCACCACTTAAAAACATATTCACGATAAAACTAACAATTCCGGGCTTGCTCTTCATTGACACGCCAGGTCATGAAGCATTCTCTAACCTACGAAGGAGGGGAGGTAGTGTTGCTGACTTTGCTGTACTAGTGATTGATATCATGGAGGGAGTCAAGAAGCAGACGCTAGAGTCTATAGAGATCTTATTAAGTAGGAAGGTTCCTTTCGTGATAGCTGCTAACAAGATTGACAGGATTCCCGGCTGGAAGAGTCTTCAAGACACTCCATTTACTCTGAGTGTAAAGAGTCAGAGTAAACAAGCGTTAGAAGAACTAGATAAGCGAATATATGCCTTAGTAGGGCAGCTCTCGCAAGTGAACATACCTTCAGAAAGATATGATAGAATAAAAGATTTCAGAAAAGCTATAGCGATAGTACCCATATCGGCTAAGAGTGGCGAGGGTCTTGCCGAGCTCCTAGCGGTGCTCGCAGGAATTATTCAGAGGTTCTTAACACACAGAATAATGTTCACTTCAGGCCCCGCTAAGGGGGTAGTTCTTGAAGTTAAAGAGATTCCCGGCTTAGGACACTGCGCTGACGTAATAATATATGACGGGATACTTAGGAGAGGAGACACAGTAGTTTTAGGAGGTTATGAAGGACCTGTAACGACGAGAGTCAGAGCTTTGTTGATGCCGAGACCTCTTGAAGAAATGCGCGTGGCTGGCGAAGCCAGCTTTATAAGCGTAGACGAGGTAGTTGCTGCTGCCGGGGTTAGACTAAATGCTCCAGAAATCGAGAAAGTAGTTGCCGGCGCACCGCTTCAAGCCGTAGAAAATGAGGAGGAAGTTGAAGAAGTAAGTAAGAAGATAGCTGAGGAGTTAATGCAGGTCAGGTTTTCTAAGAATATAGTCGGTGTCGTAGTCAAGGCAGACACTCTAGGAACTCTAGAAGCAGTCGTCTCGATGCTTGAGAACAGGGGGATACCAGTAAGATTAGCTGACGTGGGGCCCCTAACAAGGAGGGAAGTCATAGAAGCTTCTATAGTAGCCAAAGAAAACAAGTACTTAGGTGTCATACTGCTTTTCAACGTGAAAGCACCTCCCGACATAGAAGAACTAGCTCTCAGAGAAGGCGTGAAGATATTTAGGGAAAGCATAATATACAAGCTCATAGAATCTTACGAGGAGTGGGTTACTGAAGAGAAATCTAAGGAAGCACTTGAGAAGGCTCTGAAGACCGTCTTTCCAGCCAAACTCCAAGTACTCCCAGGCTGTGTTTTCAGGAGAAGCAACCCAGCAATAGTGGGAGTTAGGGTATTAGGTGGTGTCATAAGACCAGGATATAGACTCATGAGATATGATGGGAGACTGCTAGGTAAGATTAACCAGATACAACTCAAGGGTAAACCACTACAAGAAGCTCGGTCAGGCTCTGAAGTAGCAATCTCTATAGAAGGAGACGTGCTGGTCGGCAGGCATTTCGACGAAAACGACATACTCTATACAGACCCAACAGAGAAAGACTTAGAGACCTTCATAAACGACTTCAAGAACGAGCTAAACAGCGAGACAATACACCTGATAAAAGAAATCATAGAAATCAAACAAAAAGAAGACAAGAGATTCGGTTTAAGCATTCTTGTAAAGCTAAGAAGTCAAACACAAGAAATAAGATAG
- a CDS encoding deoxyribodipyrimidine photo-lyase produces the protein MSSLYIFTRDLRVEDNRALWEACKKSDKIVTAYILDFEELKERGIEYEDPRFSFLIEALNEINNYTKLRVFIGKPDIILSYLLDKYGFDKVFMSHPHTETEREKKRRVESVCERHGVKLITVKDNVLTDYTQIRSGVNFTSFYREWRKRVDDSIVDLPPTEKFAEVDEPSLEEVINKNKWRVTNKSSWSLSDLKMRLQKFDFVRYAYMKDLPGVDGTSKLSPYISHGIISVRIVYLRAREYSEEFVRQLAWREYYYYLMEKHPWMRRLELKPYMRNLKWGDDEELFRAFTEGKTGYPIVDAGIKQLKKEKWIHNRVRLIVASFLVKDLHIDWKKGEEFFKKYLIDYDEALNIGNWQWAASVGVDPLPIRLFNPILQSKKYDPECVYIKKYLPELESFKCEELHDPLKYRLAGYHEPIVNHYTAVEEFRLKVFRGGA, from the coding sequence ATGTCTTCTCTTTACATTTTTACTAGGGATCTCAGAGTTGAGGATAATAGAGCGTTATGGGAAGCTTGCAAGAAGAGCGACAAGATCGTTACAGCGTACATTCTCGATTTCGAGGAGCTTAAAGAAAGAGGGATAGAGTATGAAGACCCGAGGTTTAGCTTCTTGATAGAAGCTCTTAATGAGATAAACAACTACACTAAGCTGAGAGTATTTATTGGGAAGCCTGATATCATTTTAAGTTACTTACTTGACAAGTATGGTTTCGATAAAGTCTTTATGAGCCATCCTCACACAGAAACGGAAAGAGAAAAGAAAAGAAGAGTTGAGAGCGTGTGCGAGAGGCATGGAGTAAAGCTAATCACGGTAAAGGATAACGTCTTGACGGACTATACTCAGATAAGAAGCGGAGTGAACTTCACAAGCTTTTACCGTGAGTGGAGGAAGCGCGTGGACGACTCGATTGTCGACCTACCTCCAACTGAGAAATTCGCGGAGGTAGATGAGCCAAGTCTTGAGGAGGTTATTAATAAAAATAAGTGGAGAGTCACGAACAAGAGTAGTTGGAGTCTTAGTGACCTTAAGATGAGGTTACAGAAATTCGACTTTGTTAGGTATGCTTACATGAAGGACCTCCCAGGAGTTGATGGAACTTCAAAACTCTCTCCTTACATCTCTCACGGCATCATATCGGTGAGGATTGTCTATCTCAGGGCAAGAGAGTACTCAGAGGAGTTTGTGAGACAATTAGCTTGGCGAGAATACTATTATTATCTGATGGAGAAACATCCGTGGATGAGAAGACTAGAGCTTAAGCCATATATGAGGAACTTGAAGTGGGGAGATGATGAGGAGTTGTTTAGAGCGTTTACAGAGGGAAAAACTGGATACCCCATAGTTGATGCAGGGATTAAGCAGTTGAAGAAAGAGAAGTGGATTCACAATAGAGTAAGACTTATTGTTGCTAGCTTCCTAGTTAAAGACCTACACATCGACTGGAAAAAAGGAGAAGAGTTCTTTAAGAAGTACTTGATTGATTATGATGAAGCACTCAACATCGGTAACTGGCAGTGGGCGGCCTCAGTAGGCGTTGATCCACTGCCTATCAGGTTATTTAACCCTATACTGCAGTCAAAGAAGTATGATCCAGAGTGTGTCTATATCAAGAAATACCTCCCAGAGCTAGAGAGTTTCAAGTGTGAGGAACTTCACGACCCTCTGAAATACCGTCTTGCAGGCTATCATGAACCAATAGTAAATCACTACACAGCTGTGGAGGAGTTCAGGCTGAAAGTCTTTAGGGGAGGGGCTTGA
- a CDS encoding proton-conducting transporter membrane subunit encodes MGMEVLTALTPYLLAAGAFVIVLLKVLRSPKFLTQAVTVALLVGSVFMTLVIYSETADGKVVIYTVGGFPPSIGISYVVDAFSSTLAILVSMLFLALYPLLNVFKTKVDEYFLALYLGLESGLLGIIFTGDLFNMFVMIEVTLVSSYGLIAMSKTKRAYTAVFRYVMTAGVGGLIFFTGVVLTYFAAGTLNIGYLAAVIDGVNTGYSGYLASPSAALAVLFTLLFWGLMVDEALAPLHFWLPGAYSSAHPVISSLLAGASEGAAYYALMRVFYTVLNGFPDIVANALRALGVLTIIVGGIGMMYSRRFSEIISYSVILDSGYIAVALSLGPAGVQVTFFYIIAHMVVKPLLFLIAGWAREEVGSDRLDDLQGVLRESKILQAGLLTGASAVIGIPPTVLFAAKLQLYIELLSTALANPLNTLVLATALAGSGLSLASFIKVIVTTILSPKPREGVRLSRVLEAYVIALAGLTIALGVFYTIIQEQLTAPASNILLNGRGLYINEVLQALFRG; translated from the coding sequence ATGGGGATGGAAGTCTTAACTGCTCTGACTCCATATTTACTCGCGGCTGGAGCTTTTGTTATCGTGTTACTGAAGGTTTTAAGATCTCCAAAGTTTCTTACGCAGGCAGTCACCGTAGCTCTGCTTGTGGGTTCAGTCTTTATGACCTTGGTCATTTATTCCGAAACTGCTGACGGGAAAGTCGTAATTTATACAGTCGGTGGCTTTCCGCCATCCATAGGGATAAGCTACGTTGTTGATGCATTCTCTTCAACTCTCGCGATACTGGTATCGATGCTCTTCTTAGCTCTCTACCCTCTTTTAAACGTTTTCAAAACGAAGGTTGATGAGTATTTCCTCGCTCTCTACCTAGGGCTTGAATCGGGTCTCCTTGGGATAATTTTTACAGGAGACCTCTTTAACATGTTCGTAATGATTGAGGTCACACTGGTTTCATCATACGGGCTTATAGCGATGTCGAAAACTAAGAGAGCCTATACTGCAGTATTCAGGTATGTTATGACTGCAGGCGTTGGAGGACTAATCTTCTTTACAGGTGTGGTCTTAACATACTTTGCTGCGGGAACCCTCAATATCGGGTACTTAGCAGCAGTGATTGACGGGGTTAACACAGGCTACTCAGGGTACTTAGCTAGTCCTTCCGCAGCCCTAGCAGTATTATTCACGCTGTTATTTTGGGGATTGATGGTTGATGAAGCTCTCGCCCCACTACATTTCTGGCTTCCAGGAGCCTACTCCTCAGCACATCCAGTCATCTCCTCACTCCTAGCAGGAGCTTCTGAAGGAGCCGCATATTATGCGCTGATGAGGGTATTCTATACAGTCTTGAACGGATTCCCTGATATAGTCGCTAATGCTCTCAGAGCTCTCGGTGTTTTAACTATAATAGTCGGCGGCATCGGAATGATGTATTCCAGAAGATTCAGTGAAATCATATCTTATAGCGTAATCCTTGACTCAGGCTATATTGCAGTAGCTCTGTCCTTAGGACCTGCTGGGGTTCAAGTAACGTTTTTCTACATCATCGCTCACATGGTGGTTAAACCCCTCCTCTTCCTTATAGCGGGATGGGCTAGGGAAGAGGTCGGTAGTGATAGACTAGATGATCTTCAAGGCGTACTCAGAGAATCAAAGATCCTGCAAGCAGGGCTTTTAACGGGTGCTTCCGCAGTGATAGGGATCCCACCAACAGTCCTCTTCGCCGCAAAGCTTCAGCTCTATATTGAGTTGCTGAGCACTGCGTTAGCTAATCCTCTAAATACGCTAGTTCTTGCCACAGCGCTAGCCGGCTCAGGACTTTCACTCGCTTCCTTCATTAAGGTGATCGTCACTACGATCCTGTCGCCCAAACCTCGGGAAGGAGTTAGGCTAAGTAGAGTACTTGAAGCGTACGTTATAGCTCTCGCAGGACTGACTATTGCCTTAGGGGTATTCTATACTATAATTCAGGAACAACTAACAGCACCTGCTTCGAACATACTCCTTAACGGGAGGGGCCTCTACATCAATGAGGTACTCCAAGCCTTGTTTAGAGGGTGA
- the nuoB gene encoding NADH-quinone oxidoreductase subunit NuoB has protein sequence MGLLNRIARWARSRSMWMIHYCSACGAVEFPPLVMSPVDWERYGYMPAPTPRQSDLYVGMGYLTKKTVKLFLNMYLQMPEPRHVAAGCNCTATGGLYWDSYATYKRLDDFVEVEGWVPGCMPMPDDYLSLLKYLRSSISETPLEKHLSRVKTDALEKIKTYEELEQRFKEEYEETLKSSRPVSGYEFKPTYPECYEVDEPLKICKTAIEASKLRKVISELKEEGYTLFVNINSIDYPDKGVIELYYILENPETGWQKWVKTFTDRVNPTVDDIHDIHPIAFYVEKEVHEMMGVKFKGHPDLSKWILKDNWEGPPPLRKDVDTASFVVKVMYGGYKYGR, from the coding sequence ATGGGTTTACTGAATAGGATTGCCAGATGGGCTAGAAGTAGGAGCATGTGGATGATACACTACTGCTCAGCGTGCGGGGCAGTAGAGTTCCCGCCACTAGTGATGTCTCCTGTGGACTGGGAAAGATACGGATACATGCCAGCACCAACACCGAGGCAGAGCGACCTCTATGTCGGGATGGGTTATTTAACTAAAAAGACCGTCAAGTTGTTCCTCAATATGTACTTGCAGATGCCTGAACCCAGGCATGTCGCAGCAGGGTGCAACTGCACCGCGACTGGAGGACTCTATTGGGATAGCTACGCGACTTATAAAAGACTAGACGACTTCGTTGAGGTTGAGGGCTGGGTTCCAGGATGTATGCCCATGCCAGACGACTACTTAAGTCTACTTAAATATCTTAGAAGCAGTATTTCAGAGACTCCTCTCGAAAAACACTTATCAAGAGTTAAAACTGACGCACTAGAGAAAATCAAGACTTACGAAGAGCTTGAGCAGAGATTTAAGGAAGAATATGAGGAGACCCTCAAGTCTTCTAGGCCCGTGAGCGGGTACGAGTTTAAGCCAACTTACCCAGAATGCTATGAGGTCGATGAACCATTAAAGATTTGTAAGACAGCCATTGAGGCATCAAAGCTCAGAAAGGTTATCTCAGAACTTAAGGAGGAAGGCTACACTCTATTCGTAAACATTAACTCAATTGACTACCCTGATAAAGGGGTCATCGAGCTATACTATATTCTAGAGAACCCAGAAACGGGTTGGCAGAAATGGGTTAAGACGTTTACGGACCGAGTCAACCCAACAGTCGACGACATTCACGACATTCACCCTATAGCCTTCTACGTCGAGAAAGAAGTTCACGAGATGATGGGCGTGAAATTTAAAGGACATCCAGATCTGAGTAAGTGGATTCTAAAGGACAATTGGGAGGGACCCCCACCTTTAAGAAAAGACGTTGACACCGCCTCCTTCGTAGTGAAAGTCATGTATGGAGGTTACAAATATGGGAGATAA